A single window of Plasmodium reichenowi strain SY57 chromosome 12, whole genome shotgun sequence DNA harbors:
- a CDS encoding hypothetical protein (conserved Plasmodium protein, unknown function), whose translation MKVTYAVRLLLPVYFLFFWIHLNIVRSDNVCKGADVIVNEFWSKLNNIRHGDVILINIKNYYCPACNRYMNIWNDVEKKILTYEKNVSLFVFDCSCYLLVPYCRYFDVLYFPTFRLLFPVYDKINDKEYKYINPSSMIEEEKYNGDLLLAYREVDRIDNIYDFKTLIEKYLCKNVNFNYNDLRICMNSSYILPEKKNKKKNEIYHFLFGYNNDKNKEEIKDSVNVMNDGFIENNYEDEENKVNVERWSNHINFNKDNIKHDIIIGILFTLKKHISLGRDIQKEYIEPFLVMLSIVSNIYNDLEEGLYDIINKLNSFTYPIKYDEWIKYTGNINYINEYKLDYNNNNNNNDTNLISFKLCEQNSVLCSYWLLYHKISVYCLQHDKHNYLYYIEAITNYTKNYLNCQNCIDHFLNAQKFCYYGYCNIHSAESFIIFLWRIHNAVTLRSMYDLIIIDNNTSTPSNNFNKKQFLNQDIVFPTLKQCKNCRNALGFTKITNNTLSTFKNRSITDQSFDAIDSFNVKNVLHYLIHIYS comes from the coding sequence ATGAAAGTGACATATGCTGTGAGACTACTGTTACCAGtttactttttatttttttggaTACATCTAAATATTGTAAGAAGCGATAATGTATGTAAAGGTGCTGATGTTATAGTAAATGAATTTTGGAGTAAgttaaataatataagaCATGGAGatgtaatattaataaatataaagaattattattgcCCAGCTTGTAATCgatatatgaatatatggAATGATGTTGAAAAGAAAATCTTAACATATGAGAAGAATGTAtcattatttgtatttgATTGTTCATGTTATTTACTTGTTCCATATTGTCGTTATTTTGATGTGTTATATTTTCCTACCTTTAGATTATTATTTCCAGTATATGACAAAATTAATGATAaggaatataaatatattaaccCTTCAAGTATGATAGAAgaggaaaaatataatggGGACTTATTATTAGCATATAGAGAAGTTGATAGaattgataatatatatgattttaaaactttaatagaaaaatatttatgtaaaaatgtaaactttaattataatgacTTAAGGATATGTATGAATAGTTCCTATATACTTCcagaaaagaaaaataaaaagaagaatgaaatatatcattttctttttggttataataatgataaaaataaagagGAAATTAAAGATTCTGTAAATGTTATGAATGATGGTTTTATTGAGAATAATTATgaagatgaagaaaataaagtAAATGTAGAGAGATGGAGCAATCATATTAATTTcaataaagataatataaaacatgatattattattggtatattatttacattaaaaaaacatatatcATTAGGAAGAGATATacaaaaagaatatatagAACCATTCCTTGTCATGTTAAGTATAGtttctaatatatataatgatttaGAAGAAGgtttatatgatattataaataaattaaattcaTTTACCTATCctataaaatatgatgaatggataaaatatactggaaatattaattatattaatgaatataaattagattataataataataataataataatgatacCAATTTAATATCCTTTAAATTATGTGAACAAAATTCTGTATTATGTTCATATTGgttattatatcataaaatatCTGTTTATTGTTTACAACATGATAAACATaattatctatattatatagaaGCAATTACAAATTATACtaagaattatttaaattgtCAGAATTGTATAgatcattttttaaatgcacaaaaattttgttattatgGTTATTGTAATATACATTCAGCAGAatcttttattatctttcTCTGGAGAATACATAATGCTGTAACCTTGAGATCCATGTATGatttgataataatagatAACAACACATCAACACCttctaataattttaataaaaaacaattCCTCAACCAAGATATTGTTTTTCCAACCTTGAAACAATGTAAAAATTGTAGAAATGCTCTTGGATTTACaaaaattacaaataaTACTTTGAGTACATTTAAAAATCGATCCATTACGGATCAAAGCTTTGATGCTATAGATTCCTTCAATGTCAAAAATGTGTTACACTATttaatacacatatattcataa